From Chionomys nivalis chromosome 21, mChiNiv1.1, whole genome shotgun sequence, a single genomic window includes:
- the Farsa gene encoding phenylalanine--tRNA ligase alpha subunit has translation MADNPVLELLLRRLEAADGGLDSAELATQLGVEHQVVVGAVKSLQALGEVIEAELRSTKCWELTAEGEEIAREGSHEARVFRSIPLEGLVQSELMRHPTGKVGFSKAMSNKWIRVDKSAADGPRVFQVVDSIEDEVQKRLQLVQAGQAEKLAEKERNELRKRKLLTEVILKTYWVSKGKAFSTSVSKQEAELSPEMISSGSWRDRPFKPYNFSAQGVLPDSGHLHPLLKVRSQFRQIFLEMGFTEMPTDNFIESSFWNFDALFQPQQHPARDQHDTFFLKDPAEALQLPMDYVQRVKRTHSQGGYGSQGYKYNWKLEEARKNLLRTHTTSASARALYCLAQKKPFTPAKYFSIDRVFRNETLDATHLAEFHQIEGVVADHGLTLGHLMGVLKEFFTKLGITQLRFKPAYNPYTEPSMEVFSYHQGLKKWVEVGNSGVFRPEMLLPMGLPENVSVIAWGLSLERPTMIKYGINNIRELVGHKVNLQMVYDSPVCRLDIEPRSPQTQEAA, from the exons ATGGCAGACAATCCAGTGTTGGAGCTGTTGCTGCGGCGGCTGGAGGCAGCTGATGGCGGCCTGGACAGCGCGGAGTTGGCTACGCAGCTGGGCGTGGAGCACCAAGTGGTGGTGGGCGCCGTGAAGAGCCTGCAGGCTCTGGGTGAG gttattgAGGCTGAGCTTCGTTCCACCAAGTGCTGGGAGCTGACTGCTGAGGGTGAGGAGATTGCTCGGGAGGGCAGCCACGAGGCCCGTGTGTTTAGAAGCATCCCTCTTGAGGGCCTGGTGCAGAGTGAGCTAATG CGACACCCCACTGGCAAGGTGGGCTTCAGCAAGGCCATGTCCAACAAGTGGATCCGAGTGGACAAGAGTGCAGCTGATGGGCCCCGGGTGTTCCAAGTG GTGGACAGTATAGAGGATGAGGTCCAGAAGCGGTTGCAGCTGGTCCAGGCAGGCCAGGCTGAGAAGCTAGCTGAGAAGGAGAGGAATGAGCTCCGGAAGAGGAAGCTGCTGACCGAAGT GATTCTGAAAACCTACTGGGTGAGCAAGGGCAAGGCCTTCAGCACAAGTGTGtccaagcaggaggcagagctgaGCCCAGAGATGATCTCCAG TGGCTCCTGGAGGGACCGGCCTTTCAAACCCTATAACTTCTCTGCCCAAGGTGTGCTCCCAGACAGTGGCCACCTGCACCCTTTGCTCAAGGTCCGCTCCCAGTTCCGACAGATCTTCTTGGAGATGGG GTTCACTGAGATGCCTACGGACAACTTCATTGAGAGCTCCTTCTGGAActttgatgccctcttccagcctcagcAGCACCCAGCACGGGACCAACACGACACCTTCTTCCTGAAAG ATCCCGCCGAGGCCCTGCAGCTCCCAATGGACTATGTTCAGCGGGTGAAACGGACCCACTCCCAGGGTGGCTATGGCTCACAGGG cTACAAGTATAACTGGAAGCTAGAAGAGGCCCGGAAAAACCTGCTTCGCACTCACACCACATCAGCCAGTGCCCGTGCCCTCTACTGCTTAGCCCAGAAG AAACCCTTCACACCAGCCAAGTACTTCTCCATTGATCGTGTGTTCCGGAATGAGACGCTGGACGCCACCCACTTGGCTGAGTTCCACCAGATAGAGGGTGTAGTAGCCGACCATGGACTGACCCTGGGCCACCTCATGGGTGTGCTGAAGGAGTTCTTCACCAAGCTGG GAATCACCCAGCTGCGCTTCAAACCAGCCTACAACCCCTACACAGAGCCCAGCATGGAAGTGTTCAGCTACCACCAAG GCCTAAAGAAGTGGGTAGAAGTTGGCAACTCTGGGGTCTTCCGCCCTGAGATGCTCCTGCCCATGGGGCTCCCCGAGAATGTGTCTGTTATTGCTTGGGGTCTCTCCCTGGAGCG CCCGACGATGATCAAGTATGGCATCAACAACATCCGAGAGCTGGTGGGCCACAAAGTGAATCTGCAGATGGTATATGACAGCCCTGTGTGCCGCCTGGATATCGAGCCCAGGTCTCCACAGACACAGGAGGCTGCGTGA
- the Calr gene encoding calreticulin, translating into MLLSVPLLLSLLGLAAAEPAIYFKEQFLDGDDWTNRWVESKHKSDFGKFVLSSGKFYGDQEKDKGLQTSQDARFYALSARFEPFSNKGQTLVVQFTVKHEQNIDCGGGYVKLFPGSLDQKDMHGDSEYNIMFGPDICGPGTKKVHVIFNYKGKNVLINKDIRCKDDEFTHLYTLIVRPDNTYEVKIDNSQVESGSLEDDWDFLPPKKIKDPNAAKPEDWDERAKIDDPTDSKPEDWDKPEHIPDPDAKKPEDWDEEMDGEWEPPVIQNPEYKGEWKPRQIDNPDYKGTWIHPEIDNPEYSPDANIYAYDSFGVLGLDLWQVKSGTIFDNFLITNDEAYAEEFGNETWGVTKAAEKQMKDKQDEEQRLKEEEEDKKRKEEEEAEDKEDEDDRDEDEDDEDEKEEDEDATAQAKDEL; encoded by the exons ATGCTCCTTTCGGTGCCGCTCCTGCTCAGCCTCCTCGGCTTGGCGGCCGCAGAGCCTGCCATCTATTTCAAAGAGCAGTTCTTGGACGGAG ATGACTGGACCAACCGCTGGGTCGAATCCAAACACAAGTCCGATTTTGGCAAATTTGTCCTCAGTTCTGGCAAATTCTACGGGGACCAGGAGAAAGATAAAG GGCTGCAGACAAGCCAAGATGCCCGATTTTACGCGCTGTCTGCTAGATTCGAACCCTTCAGCAACAAGGGCCAGACACTGGTGGTCCAGTTCACGGTGAAGCATGAGCAGAATATCGACTGTGGGGGCGGTTACGTGAAGCTGTTTCCTGGTAGTTTGGACCAGAAGGACATGCACGGAGACTCGGAATACAACATCATGTTTG GTCCAGACATCTGCGGTCCTGGCACCAAGAAGGTTCATGTCATCTTTAACTACAAGGGCAAGAATGTGCTGATCAACAAGGACATCCGGTGTAAG GATGATGaattcacacacctgtacacGCTGATTGTGCGGCCAGACAACACGTATGAGGTGAAAATCGACAACAGCCAGGTGGAGTCGGGCTCCTTGGAGGATGATTGGGACTTTCTGCCACCCAAGAAGATAAAGGATCCTAATGCTGCCAAGCCAGAAGACTGGGATGAACGAGCCAAGATTGATGACCCCACAGATTCTAAACCTGAG GACTGGGACAAGCCTGAGCACATCCCTGACCCTGATGCTAAGAAGCCTGAGGACTGGGATGAAGagatggatggggagtgggaacCACCAGTAATTCAGAATCCTGAGTACAAG GGCGAGTGGAAGCCGCGTCAGATTGATAACCCAGATTACAAGGGTACTTGGATACACCCGGAAATCGACAACCCTGAATATTCCCCGGATGCCAACATCTATGCCTATGATAGTTTTGGTGTCCTGGGCCTTGATCTCTGGCAG GTCAAGTCTGGCACAATCTTTGACAACTTTCTCATCACCAATGATGAGGCCTATGCagaggaatttggcaatgagacATGGGGTGTCACCAAG GCTGCAGAAAAGCAGATGAAGGACAAGCAGGATGAAGAACAGAGgctgaaggaagaagaggaggacaagaagcgcaaagaggaggaagaggctgaGGACAAAGAGGATGAGGATGACagagatgaagatgaagatgatgaggatgagaaggaggaagatgaggatgcCACTGCCCAGGCCAAGGATGAGCTGTAG